GAGTTGGTTCCGGTGAGCCCGAGAAATTCGAGCGCAATGCCGGTCGACGGTGAGTAGATCGGTGCGAATACCTCGTCCAGCAGATCCCACTCGCGGTTCACCATGGAGAACGTGCGGGGACGGTCCGGGTTTGTCATGGACCGGTTGCTGCGCTCCAGTGACTTGAGGTGACTTCGCACGTCGGACATTGAACCTCCGGGACTAGGCCGAGCGCTGAATTTCTGACTCCTACTCTTCTCGGCTCGTGGCCGTCCCGGAAGGTGATCCGGTGACAAGCCGGGCCGCGCGAATGGTGGCGCGGACACCTCCCATTGCTTGTGACGTCAATCACATTTGGCAACATCGGTGAATGTTTGGGGAGGTTGCACGAGTGCACGATGGGTGGCCAACGGGTATGAGCGAAGCTCGCGTTCGCCCTACGGGGAAGGCAAGGAATAGATGAATTCGGCCGAATACTCAGGTATGAGTGAAATGCTCGACATTCTCGAACTGCTCGCCGCAGAGGCTCCGCCGACAGAGATCGAAGACCTGCTCCGACGTGCCCGTGCGGGCGGAGCGGGCGCCGGCGTCATACCGCAGTTGGAACGGGCGGAGCGCATGGCTTTACAGGTTCACACCCTGTTCTCCCGCCGCCAGCAACGTGAGGCAGAGCTGTCCGCGCTGGTGGACACTGCCCGCGACCTGACCCTTCCGTACGACCTGGACGCCCTGCTGGAGACCATCACCCGGCGCACCCGGACGCTGCTCGGTCTGGACATGTCCTACATCAGCTTCCGCGACGCCGGGGACAGCTTCGTGCGCACCGCGGATGGCCACGCGTCGGCGCTCACCGTGGGATTCCGCGTCCCGAACTCCTACGGTCTCGGTGACGAGGCCATCAACAAGTCCGTGCCGATATGGACTCCTGACTACCTGTCGGACGAGCGGGTGCGCCACACCGGGGTGCTGGACGAGGTGGTACGCGCGGAGGGGCTGCGAGCGATCATCGCGACCCCGCTGAAGTTCGGCGAGGACGTCTTCGGTGTGCTGTACGCCGCGGACCGGAACGTGCGGCACTTCACCATCGGCGAAGTCTCCTTGATGAGCTCGCTGGGGGACATGGCCGCCGTAGCCATCGAGAAGACGCGCACGCTGGAACGCAGCCACGCCGATGTCGCCAGCCTGAAGTCTGGCTCCTCACGGGCGGAGTCACAGCTGATCGGATTCCGTAGGCTGTCGGAACTGCACATCAGGCTGGTGGACCACGCGCTCGCCGGAGGCAGCCTGAACGCCCTCGTCTCCGAGGTGGCCGAGGCGCTTCGGGGCACGGTGCTGGTACGGGACATGGAGCACCGCCCGCTCTCGGGCAGCGGAACGATACCCGCCGCCGACGATGCCGAGGTGCTGGGCGCATGCCGAACCGCCTCCGCGCGACGCATGCCGATCGCCTTCGGCACGGGCACCTGGGTCGTGCCGGTCACGGCGGGGAACGAGGAGCTCGCCGTCCTGCTGCTGCACCCGCACGAGCCGCTGGACGACGTCGGCGAACCGCTCCTGCGGCTGGCTGCCCAGTCCATCGCGGTGCTGCTCCAGGTGCAGCGCGGCGAAGCGGCCGCGGCGAGCCCGTTTCGCGACGAGTTGTTCGAGGACCTGCTGGTGGCTCCGCACCGTCCCGCCAAGCAGTTCATTCAGCGCGCCCGCCGGCTGAGCATCGATCTCGAACGTCCCCATGTGGTCGTGGTCATCCGCCCGGAAGGCGGAGCGCAGGGCAGGGCGGCAAGCTGGGCGGCCGCGTACGCCCGGCGGATGGACGGGCTCAGGAGCATCCAGAACGGGTGCATAGCACTGCTGTTGCCCGCTGCCGACTCCAGCGCCTCGGCCGGGGCCGTGTCCGCTGAACTCACCCCGTTGCTCGGGCACCCTGTGACAGTCGGCGCGGCCGGTCCGGTCTCCAGCCCCGATCTGATCCAGCAGGCCCATCAAGAGGCCCTGCGATGCCTTGACGCGCTGGTGTCACTCGACAACGTCGGCGCCCATGCCTCCCCCGAGGACCTGGGCTTTCTCGGTGTGCTGTTGTCCGACAACCACGATGCCGCGAGTTTCATCAGCGCCACGATCGGGCCGATCCTTGACTACGACGCACAGCGGACGACCGAACTCACCAGGACGCTCGACGAGTACTTCGCCGCCGGCGGCAGCCCGACGTACGCTGCGGAGGCCCTGCACGTCCACCCCAACACCGTGTCCCGTCGGCTGGAGCGGATCACCGAACTGCTCGGCGCCGACTGGCTGAAGCCGGAACGAGCGCTTGAGGTCCAGGTGGCACTTCGGCTGCACCGGACACATGACGTGTTGCGGCAGAAACGTGACGGCGGCCCCGCTCAGGCGGACAGGCCGGAGCCATTTGCCGGGCCGGCCGATCGCAGCGCCAACATGGCGTAGGCACAGGACCCCAGCGTCATGTGGCGGTGCCAGCCCTGGAAGGAGCGGCCTTCGTAGTCCCGCAGCCCGATGGTCTCGCCCCGGGTCCGCCAGCCGCTGCTGACCGTATGGATCAGCTGTGTCATACGCAGCAGGGAGACGGCTGATGGTTGGTCAATGTTGGTGAGCCACAACTCGGCCGGGGGACGGCGGAGGTCGTGCCACACCCCCAGGAGGGTGAGGTGGCCGAGCCGACCGCGGGCGGAGCGCTCCGCTTCGCCGGAGGCGGAGAGGCGTACACCTGCCGTCGCCGTGGCCAGCGGTAGTTCCCCTGCCGGTTCATGACGTTCCTTGCGGCGCAGTACGCTGCGCAGCCGACGCGCGGGGTCGAGCACGGTGCGTGCCGGAGCCAGGTGCTCGCCGTGGCCGGCTCCCCGGCCCTGGTCGCCGAGTGCGAGCAGCGTCTGCCCGCTGATCCGTACGGCGACAGGGGATTCCCGCTCGAACAGCCCGGCCAGATGCCGCTGTTCGTCGGCTCCTCGGGCATCCATCATGACCAGACGCGTGGAGTTCCCCCACCGGCGGACGTCGTCGAGGAGACCCGTGACGCAGTCCTCAGGGGTGGCGGCGCTGAGTTCGTCGGGGTCCTCCGCCTCGGTCCTTCGCCGGTTGTCCCGGAGCCAGGCGTTGTGCAGGTTGAGGCGCCAGCTGACCGGTGCGACCACCCGCTCCGAGGCGTACCACATGCTGTACGCACGCTGGCCGTTCACCAGCTGTCCGCTGTCGGGCGAGAAGTGCCGGGACACACCCACGGTGTGCTCACCGGCCTTGGGAATGGACACCGGCAGGGCCACCCAGGCCGAGGGTAAGTCGTCTTCCTCCAGAAAGGCTGCCAGCGCCTTGCGCACCGGGTTCACGGCCCAGGGGGAACTGCTGACGAAGTGGTGAAGGCGCTGCTCGTCGCCGGGCACGCCGACCGCGGCCGCGATGTTCGCGATCGACTTGCGCCCTTCGGCACGGAGCAGTCCGTCCATGTACTGCCGCGCCCGGACGCGCTGGTCGTAGCGGCGGAACCCCGCGAACAGAGCGGCGCAGAGTTCGGTGACGATGTCCTCGGACCCAACGAGGGGAGGGGGCGTGATGCGCGTAAGGTGCGCGAGCTTCTTGAGGGATGTGTCGTCGGCCATCGCAGCGCCTCCTGTTGTACGGGATTTCTACGCCCGCACACCAGAGTTGCCTCGGCGGCCGCTTCCGGCGAGGTGTACCGGGCACACCACGCCGGGTTCGTGGGGTGACCGGACCACCGCTCGCGGACCGGAAGCCGGCCCGGAACGAGGGAAGGGCGGCTGTGGGGTGGTGATCCCGTCACCACCCCACGGTGAGCCGTGGCGCCACCAGCCCCCGGACATCACGGAACAAGCGTCACGAGATTCGCGTCATGAAACAGGCTCTACGGAAGAGCACGAAGGAAGGTCAGCAGAGCGGAGGTCAGCGTGGCGGGGGCGTCCACAGGTACGAGATGTCCGGCGTCCGGGATCACGGTGAGCCGCGCTTCGGGAATGGCCGAGGCCAGTTCATGAGCTTTGGCCACGGGAATCCAGGTGTCTTCCGCGCCCCAGCACACCGTGACCGGAAGGTTGATCTGCGGGTACAGCGTCTGGATTTCGTCGGTGTATCGCTGATCAGCTTGCGCGATCTGCCGGTAGAAAGCTGCCTGGCCGTCTTCGTCCGACCAGGGTGCAATCAATTGTTCGGCCACATCGGAACGTAGTCCCGGGAAACTCGCCGAGCTGACGTATTCACGTACCAGTGCACGATGCAGAGGGGGCGGAAGCTGTTCGAATACTTCGGTGTTCTGTCCCACCAAACGGAAGAACGGAGAACCCCACGGGGCCAGGGCGACGGGGTCGACGAGGGCCAGCCCGCGGTAGGAGGCATTGTGCAGCAGGTGAGCCCTCAGGGCGACGGCGCCGCCGAAGTCGTGCGCGATCACGCAAGGGGCCGGCAGCTGCCAGTGCTCCAGTAGTTGGGCGAATACCTCGCCCTGCGCGGCCAGTGAGACGTCCTGCCCCTGGTACTTCTCGGAGGAGCCGTAGCCCGGCATGTCCCAGACGAATACCTGGTACTGCTGCGCGAGCGCCTGGGCTATTTCCCGCCAGACGAACGATGAGAAGGGCGTGCCGTGCAGCAGTACGACGGACTCCCCGCTCTCCGGCCCCTGCCGGTCCCAGCGGACCGTACCGGACGGGCTGCGGAAGCTCTCGTTCAACTGCCAATTGGTCAATGCCCTAGCCCCTTCAGCGTGCGGGTAGCCCCAGCAAGTATTTTCTCTGAAAATCGTCCGAGTCTTCGCTGTCTGTAAGAGAAGCAGCAACATGGCCACACAAGGGCTTTAGCCGCACGGCGGCATTTGCTCGCCCGATTGATCTCTGCGGGCAACCCTCTCATCGCATTCCTGCAAGTGCACGTCTGGCGTGGATTCCTGGACAGGGGTCGCAAGGCACCGCCGCTTGGGAGGCGGCTGGCCGGTAGTTCAGCGCTTGCGTGTCCGGCGTCCGGCGGTCGATCCCTCACCGCCCCCCTGCTGACGGGCGCGGTGGTTGGCGACGTTGAGGCGGTTGCCGCACAGGCCGGGCATGCAGTAGCGGCGGCGGCCGGCCTTGCTGGTATCGACGAACATGCCGTCGCACACCGGAGAGGCGCAATGCCGGAAGCGGTCATGGCTGAGGGTGTGCAGGACGCCGAGCAGTGCGGTGCCCACGAGGACGCCGAGTTCGTCCGCGACGGAGGAGCGCGGCGCGGTGGTGACGTGCCACTGCCAGCGGCCGTCGGCGTCCCGGAGCAGGGCCGGGCCGGTGGCCGCCCGCCTGACAAGCGTGTTCGCGCCGTCGGCGACCTCATCCTCGGTGGTGGCCTCCAGCAGGGCGCGGGTCTCCTGGCGGAGGGTGTGCACATCGACAAGGTCGTCCTCGGTCGGTTGGCCATCCTGGGGTGTGGCGTCGAGGTGGAGGTCGTGCTCGCGGAGGAACTGCGCCAGGGCGGCCGGGTCGGTGAGGACCTCGCCGGTGCTGATGCGTACCGCGGCTGAGGTGTTGACGAGGTCGGTGGCTACGTTCGCCCCCAATGTGTAATCGGAAAGAAGCATCTTCAGGCCTTACTTCATGCTACGGTAATTAGAGAAAGCAGATTATACCCCTTAGCTCTGGAGGGGGTGGTGTGAGCGCGAGATGCGACTGCACCGAGTGACGGAAGCACCGCCCACCCCGGCACCCATCGTCTGGGAAGGAATCGCTGCTCATGTGTGCTCTCCTCCGTTACGCACTCCTGGTCACCAACGACGTGGCCTACGGCATCAACGCCGGGCACGCGATCAGGCACGGCCTGAAGCCGCCCACGCCCGGCCACTCCCACGCACCGACGAGGTCACGCTACGAACAGGTCGCGCAGCCCGCGACCTTCGCGGCACACGGTCCGCCCCGGCCGTGGATCTGACGACGCTACGGCAGACCGCCGACTCCAGCCGCTTTTCATCCGACTTCAGCTCAATGAGCTAACTCCAGGCCGCATGCAGCGACTCCCGCTTGAATCTCGCAAGGAGTACACCTTGGACACCGCAGCATTCCTCGCCTACCTCGATGGGCGCCAGGTGCGCTGGCGGCTCACCCTCGACGAATGCATCGAGGCGGCCGGCCGAGACCCGCGCGCCCGGCTGCTGGCCGTCTTCGACGCGCTCCGCGCATGGGCGCATTCGCCTTCGGGCGGCTTCCGCAGTAGTGCGTTCATCAACGCCCACTTTGAACTGGCCAAGCCGGAAAACCTTGGCCGCACCGTGATCACCCAGCACAAACGAGCGCTGCGCGACCGGATGCTCGAACTTGCCGAGGTGACTGGCGCGCCCGAACCCGGCCTCCTCGTGGACCAACTGCTGCTGATCTACGAAGGAGCGGTCGCCAACTACTCCCTGGGTAACGTCGACGAGCCCGCGGATAAGGCGCACCGAACGGCCCGGCAACTCATCGCCGCCGCCACACCGCAGCCCATGGACGCCTTCTGGGTCGGCAACGCCGAGGGCGGCGGGGGACGCGGGCTTTGACCCGGCCGACGGTCCCCCCCGCTGCGCGAACCCGAAACGGCGGCCCAGCACCGGCTGGACCCGGACAGTGCGGCGCTTGTCGGCCACAGCCTGGGCGGCTTGGCCGCTCGGATGACCGCGGCCGCAGACCCGCGGGTGTACGCCGTAGCCTCCGTCGCGGGCTTCGACTTGGGTGCGGTGGCTGCAATTTGACCGGCGTGTGACGGGGTAGTTGGAGAAACCAGGTCCGGATCAGTGCCCATGCGCCGTGAACACGCTCATCGCTCAGAGCAGGGGGGATCGCGTGGACTTCACTGTCTGTGATGTGCCGTAGGGTCGGAGACGTCGCGTGGGTAGCGCCGAACTGGAAGCCAGGCGAGCTCGCTGCGGGAAGCGCGAGGCGTGGGCTGCCGTTCACTTCTCCCCGGATTCTCCCCAGCGTTCGTCGGTACCCAAAAGGCCTGGTCAGGGGCCCGTCAAAGGCAGGGTGAGGAGATCACCCGCATCACTTCTCCCCAGGGGCTCCCCAGAGCCTGTTGTGGCTCTGTTTTCGGCAGGTGCGAGAGCAAACAGTGCGAGTAGCTTCAGGAGCGAGTGCAGGATCCTAGAGCCAGTCGCGGCGCTTGAAGATGAAGTACAAACTGACGCAGACGACCGCCATCAGCAGGATCGCGAACGGATACCCCGCCGCCCACTTCAGCTCCGGCATCGACTCGAAGTTCATGCCGTAGATGGTGCCGACCAGCGTCGGGGCGAACAGAATGGCGGCCCACGAGGAGATCTTCTTGATCTCTTCGTTCTGCTCGAAACCCGCCTCCGCCATCGCCCGCATCTCCTCGTTCTGCTGCTGCGTCACCAGCGTCGCGTTGACCGTGAGGATGTCCGCCAACGCCTGGCGGAAGCCGTCCACGCGCTCGCTGGTGTGCGTGACATGGTCGGCGACATCGCGCAGATAGCGCTGGAGCTCCTCGTCCGTGCCGTACTTGGCGAAGCCCGCCATCAGACCGTGGAGCATGCCGACCAGGGGACGGGTGGCGCGCTGGAACTCGACCATTTCGCGGGAGAGTTCGTAGATACGGCGGGACACCGCAGGGTCGCCGCCGAACACCTCGGTCTCGATCTCGTCGATGTCGTTCTGCACGCCCGAGACGACCGGGGCGTATCCGTCGACGACCGCGTCGAGGATCGCGTACAGCACCGCCTCCGGTCCGAGCGCGAGAAGTTCGGGCGTCTTCTCCATCCGACGGCGTACGGCCGACAGGTCCGGGGCCGCGCCGTGGCGGACCGTGATCAGGAAGTCCTTGCCGACGAAAGCATGCAGCTCGCCGAAGTCGACCTCCTCCTGGGCGTCGAGATAGCGGGCGGCGCGCAGCACCACGAACAAGGTGTCGCCGTACCGCTCCAGCTTCGGGCGCTGGTGGGCCTCAAGAGCGTCCTCGACGGCCAGTTCATGGAGGTCGAACTCCGCGGCCAGCGAGAGAAGTTCGGCCTCGGACGGGCGGTGCAGCCCGATCCATGCCATGCCGTCCGGGTACTCGCGCAGCTGACGGAAGGTCTCGGCGAGCGAGTCGGGCGTCGAGACGCGGCGGCCGTCGCGATAGAGCGCGGCCTGGACCACGCTGCCCTGGTCCTTGTGTACGGGGGAGGGGGCGGGCGGATCGGCGGCCGCGGGGGCCTGTGGCGGCGGGCTCGCGGGCGGCAGTGGGCGGCGGAGCCACTGGTGTTTCTTCGAGGAGCGCGGCATCACGGGTCTCACCTCCCACCTCGAACGTCTGTGGCTTTGCGCCGGTACGGCCTCGGAGCAGGATATCCGGGTCGAATTGCCCTGGCATGACGGGGTGGCGGTCCACGCGTACCAGTATTGCGGACAGGAATTGCGGACAGAAGTTGTCCGCAAGCCTGGATAGCGTGTGGCGCATGGCCTCGAAGACGACGAACCCCGTACTCGGCAACCGCGCGCTGAACCGCGCCACCCTGGACCGTCAGCTCCTGCTGCGCCGCGCCCCCACGTCCGCGATGTCCGTCAAGGGCGCCGTCGAGCACCTCGTCGGCCTCCAGGCGCAGAACGTCAAGCCGCCGTACTACGCGCTCGCCGCCCGCCTGGACGGCTTCGACCCCGAGGAGCTCTCCGCGCTGATGGCCTCCCGCGAGGTCGCCCGCCTGGTCACCATGCGCTCCACCATCCACACGCACTCCGCCGACGACTGCCTCACGCTGCGGCCGCTGGTCCAGGCGGCGCGCGACCGGGAGCTCACGCAGTTCCGCAAGGGCCTGGCCGGGGTCGACCTGGACCGGCTCGGCGCCCTCGCGCGCGAGCTGGTCGAGGAGCGGCCGCGGACCATGAAGGACCTGCGCGATGCTCTGCTGAAGGAGTGGCCGGACGCCGATCCGTTCGCCCTCTCCGTCGCCGCCCGCTGTGTACTGCCGCTGGTGCAGGTCACCCCGCGCGGGCTGTGGGGCAGAAGCGGCCAGGTCGCGCTGACCACCGCCGAGCACTGGTTCGGCAGGGCGACCGAGCCGGTGCCCGCGCCCGACGGAACGGTGCTCCGCTATCTCGCGGCCTTCGGGCCCGCATCCGTCAAGGACATGCAGATGTGGTCCGGGCTGACCCGGATGCGGGAGATCTTCGAGCGGCTCCGGCCGCGGCTGGCCGTCTTCCAGGACGAGAAGGGCGTCGAGCTCTTCGACCTCCCCGACGCGCCCCGCCCCGACGCCGGGACCCCCGCGCCGCCCCGCTTCCTCCCCGAGTTCGACAATCTGCTGCTCTCGCACGCCGACCGCGGCCGGGTGGTGACGGAGGAGTACAAGGTGCGTACCTGGAAGGGCAATCAGGCCTACCGCACCTTCCTCGTCGACGGCTTCCTGGCCGGCATCTGGCGGCTGGCGGAGACCAAGGAGACCGCGACCCTGACCGTGCAGGCCTTCGGGAAGCTGACCCGCGCGCAGTGCGACGCGCTGGCCGAGGAGGGGGAGCGGATGCTCACCACCATGACCTCGGCCACCGCGCACGACATCCGCTTCGGGACCTTCAGCGAGTAGACACAGCCGTGGAGATGGCGATGGGATCAGGCCGGGGCTCGACTGTCCGGGGGCTTGGCCCCAGCTACGGCAGCAGCCCCGCGCGGCGCGCCGCCACCACCGCCTCAAGTCGGGTGTGCGCTCCCAGCTTCCGCATGGCGGCTCGCAGATACCCCTTCACCGTCTCGGGTTTCAGGCCAAGACGCTCCGCCGCCGTCGCGTTCGTCGAGCCCGCCGCGACGCAGGCGAGCACATCCAGTTCGCGCGGCGCCAGCGCGAGAGTGTGATTGCGCGGCGGGCCGCCCGCCGCGGCCGCCAGCCGGCCGCAGACCGCCAGGAGCGTGTCCCGCAGCGTCTGGTCGCCGATCCGCGGCGCCAGCGCGCGCAGCTCGCCGTGAACCTCGCGGACCTCTTCCCACGCCCCGGTGCCGGCCACCGGCTCCCGGGCCTCTGCCAGCAGCCGCTGAACCTCGTCCCGTACGACCAGGGCCTGCTCCACATCGCGCGCCGCCGCCACCGCCGCGTCGAAGGTCCGCTCGCCCAGCGCCACCGGCTCACGCAGCGCGCCGTACAGCACACCCCGCACCTTGCGCCGTACGACGACGGGCACCGCCAGTACCGAGCGCAGGCCCTCCGTCGCCACCGCCGCGTCGTACTCATGGCTGATCTGCCGTGCCGAGGGGTAGTCGCTCACCGCGCACGGCCGGGACAGCGCGATGGATTTCCCGCCGAGGCCGTTGCCCGCGCTGATCGCGAGACCGCGCAGCGCGCCCGTCGCCGCGCCGCTCAGTTCGGCGATCCGCAGCTGTCGGGCATCGTGCAGCAGTCCGCCGAAGGCGACCGGCAGCCCGGTGGAGCGGCGCAGCCGGTGCAGCGCCGCTCGTATGTCCACGGCGTCGGCCGGCTCGGACAACGGCTCTTCTCTCCGGTAGGGGACACCCCCGTACGGGGGTAGTGAGACCTGTGTCACTGATTACACGATGTCAGTAGCCGGTCCCGCAATGAGGAGGACACATGACGTCAGGCAGCGCGACGGAGAAGTTCCGGGCCGCCCGGGACTTCCTGCTGCAGCACAGGGACGATTACGCGACGGCGTACGAAGGCTTCGCCTGGCCACGGCTCGAGCGTTTCAACTGGGCGCTCGACTGGTTCGACGAGATCGCCACCGGCAACGGCAGGACCGCGCTGCACATCGTCGAGGAGGACGGCAGCGAGGTCAAGGTCTCGTTCGGCGAGATGTCCGTGCGCTCGGACCAGGTCGCCACCTGGCTGCGGGAGCAGGGCGTACGGGCCGGCGACCGGATCCTCGTGATGCTCGGCAACCAGCAGGAACTGTGGATGACCGCGCTGGCCGCGATGAAGCTGCGAGCGGTCGTCATTCCCGCCACGCCGCTGCTCGGCCCGGTGGACCTCCGGGACCGGATCGACCGCGGACGCGCACGGCATGTCATCGTGCGCGAGGCGGACACCGCCAAGTTCGCCGAGGTGCCGGGGGACTACACCCGGATCACGGTGGCGGACCGGGGAGCGGCCGACGTGCCGGGCTGGCTCGACTTCCACCAGGCGTTCTCCGAGCCGGGCCGCGGCGACTTCGAGCCGGACGGCGTCACGCATGCGGACGACCCGCTGATGCTCTACTTCACCTCGGGCACCACGGCCCGCCCCAAACTGGTCGAGCACACCCATGTCTCGTACCCCGTCGGCCACCTGTCGACCATGTACTGGATCGGCCTCAAACCCGGCGACGTCCACCTCAACATCTCCTCGCCCGGCTGGGCCAAGCACGCCTGGTCGAACCTCTTCGCGCCCTGGAACGCGGAGGCGACCGTCTTCATCCTCAACTACACACGCTTCGACGCCGGCCGGCTGATGTCCGAGATGGACCGGGTGGGCGTCACCAGCTTCTGCGCACCGCCGACCGTCTGGCGGATGCTGATCCAGTCCGATCTGAGCGGGCTGCGCACGCCGCCGCGCGAGGTCGTCGCGGCGGGCGAACCGCTCAACCCGGAGGTCATCGAGACGGTCCGCCGGGAGTGGGGCGTGGTGATCAGGGACGGCTTCGGCCAGACGGAGACGGCCGTCCAAGTCGCCAATTCCCCCGGTCAGTTGCTCAAGGCCGGCTCGATGGGCCGGCCCTGTCCCGGCTTCACGGTGGAGCTGCTCGACCCGGTGACGGGCGAGCCGGGCGCGACGGAGGGCGAGATCTCGCTCGACCTGTCCGGCGGACCGGTCGGCCTGATGACCGGATACCACGGCGACCCGGAGCGTACGGCCGAGGCGATGGCGGGCGGCTTCTACCGCACAGGTGATATCGGCGCCCGTGACGCCGACGGATACATCACCTACATCGGGCGCTCCGACGACGTCTTCAAGGCCTCCGACTACAAGATCTCGCCGTTCGAGCTGGAGAGCGCGCTCCTGGAGCACGAGGCGGTGGCCGAGGCGGCGGTCGTACCGGCCCCGGACCCGGTGCGGCTCGCTGTGCCCAAGGCGTTCATCGTGCTGGCGGAGGGCTGGGAGCCGGGGCCCGACACGGCGAAGCTGATCTTCGAGCACTCGCGCTCCGTCCTCGCACCGTACAAGCGCATCCGCCGTCTTGAGTTCGCGGAGCTGCCCAAGACCGTCTCGGGGAAGATCCGTCGGATCGAGCTGCGGGAGCGTACGGCGGACGGCTCGGCCGCCGAGTACGACGAGGGGGACCTGCGGTGACGCTCTCCTACGCGCACGGCACCGGCACGACGGCGCTGCTCGGTGACACCATCGGCCGCAACCTGGACCGCGCGGTCGCCGCCTACCCGGACCGTGAGGCGCTCGTCGACGTTCCGTCCGGGCGGCGCTGGACGTACGCCCAGTTCGGCCTGGCGGTCGATGAGCTGGCGCGCGGCCTCCTCGGGATCGGTGTGCGAAAGGGCGACCGGGTCGGGATCTGGGCGGTCAACTGTCCCGAGTGGGTGCTCGTGCAGTACGCCACCGCCCGCATCGGCGCGATCATGGTGAACATCAATCCGGCGTACCGGGCGCACGAGCTGGAGTACGTCCTGAAGCAGGCCGGGATCTCGGTCCTGGTCGCCTCGCTCGCTCACAAGACCAGCGACTACCGGGCGCTGGTGGACCAGGTGCGGGCCGACTGCCCCGAGCTGCGTGCCGTCCACTACATCGGCGACCCGTCCTGGGACGAACTGCTCGCCGCCGCCGGACCGGCCTCACCGGATGCCGAGTTGTCCTGCGACGACCCGATCAACATCCAGTACACCTCCGGCACCACCGGCTTCCCGAAGGGTGCCACGCTCTCCCACCACAACATCCTCAACAACGGCTATTTCGTAGGGGAGTCGGTCGGCTACACCGAGCAGGACCGGATCTGCATCCCCGTACCCTTCTACCACTGCTTCGGCATGGTCATGGGCAACCTCGCGGCCACCTCGCACGGCGCGTGCATGATCATCCCGGCGCCGTCCTTC
This portion of the Streptomyces sp. NBC_01750 genome encodes:
- a CDS encoding AMP-binding protein, with translation MTSGSATEKFRAARDFLLQHRDDYATAYEGFAWPRLERFNWALDWFDEIATGNGRTALHIVEEDGSEVKVSFGEMSVRSDQVATWLREQGVRAGDRILVMLGNQQELWMTALAAMKLRAVVIPATPLLGPVDLRDRIDRGRARHVIVREADTAKFAEVPGDYTRITVADRGAADVPGWLDFHQAFSEPGRGDFEPDGVTHADDPLMLYFTSGTTARPKLVEHTHVSYPVGHLSTMYWIGLKPGDVHLNISSPGWAKHAWSNLFAPWNAEATVFILNYTRFDAGRLMSEMDRVGVTSFCAPPTVWRMLIQSDLSGLRTPPREVVAAGEPLNPEVIETVRREWGVVIRDGFGQTETAVQVANSPGQLLKAGSMGRPCPGFTVELLDPVTGEPGATEGEISLDLSGGPVGLMTGYHGDPERTAEAMAGGFYRTGDIGARDADGYITYIGRSDDVFKASDYKISPFELESALLEHEAVAEAAVVPAPDPVRLAVPKAFIVLAEGWEPGPDTAKLIFEHSRSVLAPYKRIRRLEFAELPKTVSGKIRRIELRERTADGSAAEYDEGDLR